Proteins found in one Fulvitalea axinellae genomic segment:
- a CDS encoding MBG domain-containing protein, whose product MNKMYRFCFLALLFLLFRGTAIAQTTLTNCHPDDLATLQAILEMQELQNEEDRSKLPWTIDAAQGTFQTTDGTNTVEWDEEKSPLRIKKLSVGSKKLKGSLDLHKLTALTSLVCYDNQLTDLNLNGCASLLDVKCMYNQLTSIDLGGCKALQELYCNRNQFPSLTLSETSGLLILNCDENRQLKTLDLSGCKALKELTCTNTQVETLDLSNNPALLIAKCYHNKLTNLNLSANAALEQLHCYSNQLESLDLSDNPALVELRCSSNKLTELDLSANIALEQLYCYNNQFAYLDLSEVPTLKRLECSSNQLTKLDLSQNKALTHVYCSKNQLTSLKGSPPLNTLTCTENQLTDLDLSNSPNLSKLNCSKNQLTVLDLSKNTNMRRLDCTDNHLSSLNLTTMENLWEPKLSKNRLSFESFQTPGYSKWDREFTHIYPQFQVRLTENPFLTTGETIDLSSQKEIYGQASNYEWVNNNNEAVAVDTEAEPNDEAPVRQIETGKFQFKQEGIYKCRISNNALRTWGGFRDQFIETEPYTVGQTTITWKLPASITYGEQLTLEASTNSSSKINFEQIISENSSQIEGTVLHAKEAGLITIRATLESAGDYNALTIEKQILVKPKALTISPDKQIKEVGKDDPELTYTQEGLINGDKITGNLVREEGEETGTYKILVGTLDAGKNYKMELKEVLFTIAKLLDVEKEHRISFAPNPVQDQLRLQGLTAGSNVELVNLSGTVIKKTVAESGSHVFNCSDLTKGMYLLRIDGKSIQKIIKR is encoded by the coding sequence ATGAACAAGATGTATCGGTTTTGCTTTTTAGCGTTGCTGTTTCTGCTCTTCCGCGGAACGGCGATAGCCCAAACCACACTTACCAATTGCCATCCGGACGACTTAGCCACCCTGCAAGCCATTTTGGAAATGCAGGAACTCCAGAACGAGGAGGACAGAAGCAAACTCCCTTGGACCATTGACGCGGCGCAAGGCACTTTCCAAACCACCGACGGCACCAACACCGTGGAATGGGATGAAGAGAAATCGCCCCTTCGGATAAAAAAACTGTCGGTAGGGAGCAAAAAGCTCAAAGGAAGCCTGGACCTCCACAAACTCACGGCTTTGACTTCGTTGGTATGCTACGACAACCAACTCACTGACCTGAACCTGAACGGCTGCGCCAGCCTGCTGGACGTAAAATGCATGTACAACCAGCTCACGTCTATAGATTTAGGCGGATGCAAAGCGCTACAGGAACTCTATTGCAACCGTAACCAATTCCCGTCCCTTACCCTGAGCGAAACCTCAGGCTTGTTGATCCTGAACTGCGACGAAAACCGCCAGCTCAAGACCTTGGATTTGAGCGGTTGCAAGGCGCTAAAAGAGCTCACTTGTACGAACACCCAAGTCGAGACTCTGGACTTGAGTAACAACCCGGCGTTATTGATCGCGAAATGCTATCATAACAAGCTCACGAATTTGAATCTCAGCGCAAACGCTGCTTTGGAACAACTTCACTGCTACAGCAACCAGCTCGAATCCTTGGACCTGAGCGACAACCCGGCCCTTGTAGAACTAAGATGCAGTTCCAATAAGCTAACAGAATTGGACCTCAGTGCGAATATCGCGTTGGAACAGCTTTACTGCTACAACAACCAATTCGCCTATTTGGACTTGAGTGAAGTTCCAACCTTGAAACGACTGGAATGCTCAAGCAATCAGCTCACGAAACTGGATCTGAGCCAGAATAAGGCACTGACTCACGTCTATTGTTCCAAAAACCAACTTACGTCTTTGAAGGGATCTCCGCCCCTGAACACCCTTACGTGCACGGAGAACCAGCTTACGGATTTGGATTTGAGCAACTCTCCCAATTTGTCGAAATTGAATTGCTCCAAAAACCAGCTCACGGTACTGGACTTGAGCAAAAACACGAACATGAGAAGGCTCGACTGCACCGACAACCATCTTAGTAGCCTGAACCTGACCACCATGGAGAACCTGTGGGAACCCAAACTCTCCAAGAACCGGCTTTCCTTCGAGTCGTTCCAGACGCCGGGCTATTCAAAATGGGACCGTGAATTCACTCATATATACCCGCAGTTTCAAGTTCGCCTTACGGAAAACCCGTTCCTGACAACAGGGGAGACTATCGACCTGAGTAGCCAAAAGGAAATCTACGGACAGGCGAGCAACTACGAGTGGGTCAACAACAATAATGAGGCAGTTGCGGTAGATACCGAAGCGGAGCCCAACGACGAAGCTCCCGTGCGCCAAATCGAAACGGGCAAGTTCCAGTTCAAGCAGGAGGGCATCTACAAGTGCCGTATCAGTAACAACGCCTTAAGAACTTGGGGCGGTTTCAGGGACCAATTTATAGAGACGGAGCCTTATACCGTCGGGCAGACCACCATCACTTGGAAATTGCCGGCATCCATTACCTATGGCGAGCAATTAACGCTTGAAGCCTCCACCAACTCAAGCAGTAAGATCAACTTCGAGCAAATTATCTCGGAAAACAGCAGCCAGATTGAGGGAACGGTATTGCACGCAAAAGAGGCCGGATTGATCACGATCCGCGCAACGTTGGAATCGGCCGGCGACTACAACGCATTGACAATCGAGAAACAAATACTTGTCAAGCCCAAAGCGTTGACCATCTCTCCCGACAAGCAGATAAAAGAGGTAGGCAAAGACGATCCCGAGCTCACTTACACGCAAGAGGGCTTGATCAACGGCGACAAAATCACCGGAAACCTTGTTCGTGAGGAAGGCGAAGAGACCGGAACTTACAAGATTTTAGTCGGCACCCTAGATGCTGGAAAAAATTACAAGATGGAACTGAAAGAGGTGCTTTTCACAATAGCCAAACTGCTGGATGTGGAAAAGGAACACCGGATTTCTTTCGCTCCTAACCCTGTCCAAGACCAATTGCGCCTGCAAGGCCTGACCGCCGGAAGCAATGTCGAACTTGTAAACCTTAGCGGGACCGTCATCAAAAAGACCGTGGCGGAAAGCGGTAGCCATGTCTTTAACTGTTCCGATTTGACCAAAGGCATGTATCTGCTACGCATTGACGGCAAGTCAATCCAAAAAATCATAAAGCGATAG
- a CDS encoding Crp/Fnr family transcriptional regulator — protein sequence MQTSLPYSLLSYIKGKTTVSPELQRQLEKAFRPRAFKAGEQIVRCGQFNQHRYFVQKGLAKAYLIDPEGEAHVLGFHLENTMMYQTESYYGKTRSEVIIEAVEDMELWAISRQDEEELLSHPDYLRFAYRQQTDELVEYRTVCRKALYQDGQGRYAMLMDTFPEILRRVRLKDIASFVGVTPERLSRIRAQFDNVT from the coding sequence ATGCAAACTTCCCTCCCTTATTCGCTTTTATCTTATATCAAGGGTAAAACCACGGTTAGCCCTGAATTGCAAAGACAATTGGAGAAGGCTTTCAGGCCACGGGCATTCAAAGCCGGCGAACAGATTGTCCGTTGCGGTCAATTCAACCAGCACCGGTATTTTGTGCAAAAGGGCCTTGCCAAAGCGTATCTGATCGATCCTGAAGGAGAGGCTCATGTTTTGGGTTTTCATCTGGAAAATACGATGATGTACCAAACGGAAAGCTATTACGGGAAGACACGTTCGGAAGTGATTATCGAAGCCGTGGAAGACATGGAGCTTTGGGCGATATCCAGACAAGACGAAGAGGAGCTTCTGAGTCACCCCGATTATCTGCGGTTCGCCTACCGACAACAGACGGACGAATTAGTCGAATACCGTACAGTATGCCGAAAAGCTCTATACCAAGACGGCCAGGGACGTTACGCTATGTTGATGGACACTTTTCCGGAAATTTTGCGTCGGGTACGGCTCAAGGATATCGCCTCTTTTGTGGGTGTGACACCGGAAAGGCTCAGCAGAATCCGGGCACAATTCGACAATGTTACTTGA
- a CDS encoding TonB-dependent receptor, giving the protein MMRALKQTLLLAIAFTFASGVSFAQQRTVTGHVSDKSGGDALIGVSVAKLGSPSGTITDVEGNFSLTVENTDTLEFRFVGYIPLKVTVAGNKHIQVALEQTDVSLSEVVVVGSRSADRSLSDTPVPVDVIPMAKILEQFPQPDLNSILTYIAPSFQSNRQTIADGTDHIDPASLRNLGPDQVLVLVNGKRRHNTALLNLNGTFGRGSVGTDLNTIPVSAIERIEVLRDGASAQYGSDAIAGVINIVLKQQTEGLNGQVTGGIHKEGDGELVQFTSNYGVALGESGFLNLSVDLSKRGHTNRMKEFTGKIFEDDNGNDITDEELERRGLERSDFNMRVGNSESLNAGIFLNGGYQLSEKNELYAFGGLNYRNGISTAFYRLPYQSRTDTDIYPNGFLPEIVSYIQDQSLTVGLRSELGAWDLDIYNTYGRNSFDFGVENTSNRSLGKASPTSFEAGGYAFSQNITGLGLTRKYDLLSGLNVAAGAEFRVDRYQIIAGEEASWKNYSEEGESHPGGSQGFTGFTPESETDQTRSNVAFYGDAELDITDSWLVAGAARFEEYSDFGNTVTWKLASRYKFGDFATLRGAYNTGFRAPSLHQVHFSSVSTVRIDGEFYEVGTFRNNSAAARALGIPELKEETSRNISLGLTLNPASNIQLSADVYRVDIDDRIILTGTFGSDPAINSILESVGADRAQFFTNAIDTRTQGVDLVVSSQWNVGSGILDATLSGNWNNTEVVGDVKTSELLQGKEDVYFGRRERGRIEDANPKSKYNLTLTYGLKRWSFLVRNVRFGEVKAYHSSDPDQDQGFSAKIVTDASVTYRLTEGLRLTVGANNLFDIYPDRNREDRQSSGRFIYPRSVTQFGSNGAFFFGRLSFNIKNS; this is encoded by the coding sequence ATGATGAGAGCTCTAAAACAAACCTTGCTCTTGGCTATTGCTTTTACCTTTGCTTCCGGAGTTTCGTTCGCACAACAGCGAACCGTAACCGGGCATGTCAGTGATAAATCCGGCGGAGACGCCTTAATCGGGGTTTCGGTCGCTAAATTGGGATCCCCCTCCGGTACGATTACAGACGTAGAAGGAAATTTTAGCCTTACCGTAGAAAACACCGACACCCTCGAATTCCGGTTTGTGGGATACATTCCCCTGAAAGTGACCGTGGCGGGAAACAAGCATATCCAAGTGGCTTTGGAACAAACGGACGTTTCGCTTTCGGAGGTGGTGGTGGTCGGTTCCAGAAGCGCCGACCGTTCGCTGTCCGACACGCCCGTTCCGGTAGACGTGATCCCGATGGCCAAGATCCTGGAACAGTTCCCTCAGCCGGACCTGAACTCAATCCTGACCTATATCGCGCCGTCTTTCCAGTCAAACAGGCAAACGATAGCCGACGGCACGGACCATATCGACCCGGCATCTTTGCGTAATTTGGGCCCTGACCAGGTGTTGGTTTTGGTAAACGGAAAACGCCGCCACAACACGGCGTTGCTGAACCTGAACGGAACTTTCGGGCGCGGTTCGGTAGGTACGGACCTAAACACGATTCCCGTATCGGCCATCGAACGGATAGAGGTGTTGCGCGACGGCGCTTCGGCCCAATACGGCTCCGACGCCATAGCGGGGGTGATTAACATTGTGCTCAAACAACAAACCGAGGGCCTGAACGGCCAAGTGACCGGCGGAATCCACAAGGAAGGCGACGGGGAGTTGGTACAATTCACCTCAAACTACGGCGTGGCTCTTGGCGAATCGGGTTTCCTGAACCTTTCCGTCGATTTGAGCAAACGCGGACACACCAACCGCATGAAGGAATTTACGGGGAAGATCTTCGAGGATGACAACGGAAACGACATCACCGACGAGGAACTGGAACGCCGTGGGCTTGAGCGCTCGGACTTCAATATGCGGGTAGGGAATTCGGAATCGCTAAACGCCGGAATCTTCCTGAACGGAGGCTACCAACTGTCGGAGAAAAACGAACTGTACGCCTTCGGTGGCCTGAACTACCGCAACGGTATCAGTACCGCGTTTTATCGTTTGCCGTACCAAAGCAGGACCGATACGGATATTTACCCGAACGGCTTTTTGCCAGAGATCGTGTCATATATCCAAGACCAATCGCTGACCGTCGGGCTTCGCAGCGAATTGGGCGCTTGGGATCTGGATATTTACAACACTTACGGCAGAAACAGTTTCGACTTTGGGGTGGAAAACACCTCGAACCGCTCTTTGGGCAAAGCTTCTCCCACCAGCTTCGAAGCCGGCGGGTACGCTTTCTCACAAAACATCACGGGACTTGGCCTGACCAGAAAATACGATCTGCTTTCGGGCCTGAACGTAGCCGCAGGGGCGGAGTTCAGGGTTGACCGTTACCAGATTATAGCGGGTGAGGAAGCCTCGTGGAAAAACTACTCGGAAGAAGGCGAAAGCCACCCCGGAGGCTCCCAAGGTTTTACGGGATTCACGCCCGAAAGCGAAACCGACCAAACCCGCAGCAACGTAGCCTTTTACGGCGATGCCGAACTGGACATTACCGACTCTTGGTTGGTCGCCGGCGCCGCCCGGTTTGAGGAATACAGCGACTTCGGCAATACCGTAACATGGAAACTTGCCAGCCGATACAAATTCGGAGACTTCGCCACTTTGCGCGGAGCGTACAATACAGGCTTCCGCGCGCCTTCTTTGCATCAGGTTCACTTCTCGTCGGTATCCACAGTGCGGATCGACGGCGAATTTTACGAAGTGGGAACCTTCCGCAATAACAGCGCGGCCGCCAGGGCGCTGGGCATTCCGGAGCTGAAAGAAGAGACTTCACGGAATATCAGCCTTGGGCTTACGCTAAACCCGGCATCGAATATCCAACTCTCGGCGGACGTATACAGAGTGGACATCGACGACCGAATTATCCTGACCGGCACATTCGGTTCCGACCCGGCCATTAACAGTATTCTGGAAAGCGTTGGAGCCGACCGCGCGCAGTTCTTTACCAATGCCATCGACACCCGTACCCAAGGCGTGGATTTGGTCGTTTCCTCACAGTGGAACGTCGGGTCGGGTATTCTGGACGCCACCCTGAGCGGTAACTGGAACAATACCGAAGTGGTGGGCGATGTCAAAACGTCGGAATTGTTGCAAGGCAAAGAGGACGTTTACTTTGGCCGTCGCGAACGCGGGAGAATTGAGGACGCCAATCCAAAGTCAAAATATAACCTGACGCTGACTTATGGCCTGAAGCGTTGGTCGTTCCTAGTGCGCAATGTTAGGTTTGGCGAGGTAAAAGCCTATCATTCCAGCGACCCTGACCAAGACCAGGGATTCAGCGCCAAAATAGTGACGGACGCATCGGTGACTTATCGTTTGACAGAAGGCCTCCGACTGACTGTGGGAGCGAATAACCTGTTTGACATTTATCCGGACCGTAACCGTGAGGATCGCCAAAGTTCAGGGCGCTTTATCTATCCTAGATCAGTGACCCAGTTCGGATCAAACGGAGCGTTCTTTTTCGGAAGGTTGTCCTTCAACATAAAAAATTCGTAA
- a CDS encoding helix-turn-helix domain-containing protein has protein sequence MLIIKSGNVDTRFAMSKVFAYRKPMPDQSHLCKYERQYIEWKYGCGVSIRKIAKGIRRAPSTVSREIKRNSFGVLGYMADSAALLYKARRRWAAHCEHPGFHVKRVWRYPPLRPDRLYICWYSDTLEYDRRRSPYPNFSLSRSAQNRRDSLFRPSDKPEHYTELRFLYDYLRFHKDCVLNRPIDYSKPFPYRRKKRKPDPKPVTAPKAQKAKTKTPEPAISPEPVPEPVA, from the coding sequence ATGCTGATAATTAAGTCAGGAAACGTAGACACTCGTTTCGCTATGAGCAAGGTTTTTGCTTATAGAAAACCTATGCCGGACCAATCACACCTTTGCAAATACGAACGCCAATACATCGAGTGGAAATACGGGTGCGGTGTGTCCATACGTAAAATAGCGAAGGGCATCAGGCGGGCGCCCTCTACCGTAAGCCGTGAGATAAAGCGCAACAGCTTCGGCGTGCTCGGCTATATGGCCGATAGCGCCGCCCTGCTTTACAAGGCCCGCAGGCGCTGGGCGGCGCATTGCGAGCACCCCGGCTTTCATGTGAAAAGGGTTTGGCGCTACCCTCCTCTCCGCCCCGACCGCCTTTATATCTGTTGGTATTCCGATACGCTGGAATACGACCGGCGCCGAAGTCCCTACCCTAATTTTTCACTTTCCCGCTCGGCCCAAAACCGTCGTGATTCGCTCTTCAGGCCCTCCGACAAGCCCGAACACTATACGGAGTTAAGATTTTTGTACGACTATCTGCGGTTTCATAAAGACTGCGTACTGAACCGGCCGATAGACTATTCGAAGCCCTTCCCTTACCGGCGCAAAAAACGAAAGCCGGACCCCAAACCCGTAACGGCCCCCAAAGCCCAAAAGGCAAAAACCAAAACCCCGGAACCGGCCATAAGCCCCGAGCCCGTACCGGAGCCAGTGGCATAA
- a CDS encoding alpha/beta hydrolase, with protein sequence MGNWVLENSFDFRGREIRWGVRGRGKALVIVHGTPWSSFSLRHLISGLSDRYRVYYYDLLGYGQSDKSDGDVSLGIQNEALTALLDFWELDRPVVIGHDFGGATVFRTHLLNGKRYEKLVVIDPVAISPWGSPFFNHVNKHEEAFSGMPDYIHEAVVGAYIKTAAHGNLDQETIEGIIEPWTGEKGKAAFYRQIAQADQKYTDQIQGRYKDIKIPTLILWGEDDVWIPLEKGEKLNGLIPGSQLITVPESGHLVIEERPRELITEIEKFIERPAP encoded by the coding sequence ATGGGAAATTGGGTTTTGGAAAACAGTTTTGACTTTCGGGGCAGGGAAATCCGCTGGGGAGTCAGGGGGCGGGGGAAAGCCCTGGTTATCGTACACGGGACCCCTTGGTCGTCTTTCAGCCTAAGGCACCTGATTTCCGGATTGTCAGACAGGTACCGGGTCTATTATTACGACCTGTTGGGGTATGGACAGTCGGACAAGTCTGACGGCGACGTCTCGTTGGGTATACAGAATGAAGCCCTGACCGCATTGCTTGATTTTTGGGAACTGGATAGACCGGTCGTGATCGGGCATGACTTCGGGGGGGCGACAGTATTCAGGACCCATTTGCTGAACGGAAAGCGATACGAAAAACTGGTGGTTATCGACCCGGTGGCTATTTCTCCGTGGGGTTCGCCTTTTTTCAATCACGTGAACAAGCATGAAGAGGCTTTCTCGGGCATGCCGGATTATATCCACGAGGCGGTTGTTGGGGCTTATATCAAAACCGCCGCCCACGGCAACCTGGACCAGGAGACCATAGAGGGGATTATCGAGCCCTGGACGGGCGAAAAGGGAAAGGCCGCGTTTTACAGACAGATAGCCCAGGCCGACCAAAAGTATACCGATCAGATACAGGGCAGGTACAAGGATATAAAGATCCCGACCCTGATTCTGTGGGGCGAAGACGACGTTTGGATTCCTTTGGAGAAAGGCGAAAAACTAAACGGGCTGATACCGGGCAGTCAGTTGATAACGGTTCCCGAAAGCGGGCACCTCGTTATAGAGGAAAGGCCCCGTGAGCTGATAACGGAGATAGAAAAATTCATAGAGCGACCGGCGCCATAG
- a CDS encoding SGNH/GDSL hydrolase family protein gives MRFFSLILTALLYCQVAFGQGPEIKWWNPAQADFPAVMGQAWPSEVQSTYHRLPARAEKEVRKPVWKLSRESAGLSIRFHTNASDIRVRYKLKGPVALRHMPSTGVSGLDLFAKSADGEWLRCWGSYSIGADSRFNFVINEKSRKYEKRGREYRLFLPLYNEVDSLVIGVSAEADFRPIPAKMEKPIVAYGTSICQGACVSRPGMTWTNILERQLDRPMVNLGFSGNGRLEPELIELIGEIEASLYILDCLPNLKPKSDDTEALAIAAVKRLRELRPDTPIILTEHIGYADGETNRKSKEKYISLNKALRKAYKHLKRKGYTKVYLLSKTELGLGIESYVDTIHPNDHGMLQYADAYEKLIRKALVQEGQSPSL, from the coding sequence ATGAGATTTTTCAGCCTAATCCTCACGGCTTTGCTGTATTGCCAAGTCGCATTCGGCCAAGGACCGGAGATAAAATGGTGGAATCCGGCCCAAGCCGATTTTCCCGCTGTGATGGGTCAAGCCTGGCCTTCCGAAGTACAATCGACCTACCACCGTCTACCCGCCCGCGCCGAGAAGGAGGTACGGAAGCCCGTATGGAAATTGTCAAGGGAATCGGCCGGCTTGTCGATCCGTTTCCACACCAACGCCTCCGATATCCGGGTGCGCTACAAGCTCAAAGGCCCCGTGGCCTTGCGCCATATGCCCTCCACGGGCGTCAGCGGGCTGGACCTGTTCGCCAAATCCGCCGACGGAGAGTGGCTCCGGTGTTGGGGTTCCTACTCCATCGGGGCCGATAGCCGTTTCAATTTCGTTATCAATGAAAAATCCCGCAAATATGAAAAGCGGGGGAGGGAATACCGATTGTTTTTACCCTTGTACAACGAGGTGGACAGTTTGGTGATAGGCGTATCCGCCGAAGCAGATTTCAGGCCGATACCCGCCAAGATGGAAAAACCGATAGTGGCTTACGGCACGTCAATTTGCCAAGGGGCCTGCGTATCGCGTCCCGGCATGACTTGGACCAATATCTTGGAACGCCAGCTGGATCGCCCGATGGTCAACTTGGGCTTCTCGGGCAACGGACGCTTGGAGCCCGAGCTGATAGAATTAATCGGCGAGATTGAAGCTTCTTTGTATATCCTGGACTGCCTACCGAACCTAAAACCGAAATCGGACGACACCGAGGCCCTGGCCATAGCGGCCGTAAAGCGCCTAAGGGAGCTCCGGCCCGACACTCCCATAATCCTGACGGAACACATCGGCTATGCTGACGGGGAGACCAACCGCAAGAGCAAAGAGAAGTACATCAGCCTAAACAAGGCTTTGCGCAAGGCATATAAACATTTGAAAAGAAAAGGCTACACCAAGGTTTATCTCCTAAGCAAAACGGAGCTGGGCTTGGGTATAGAATCGTACGTAGACACCATCCACCCCAACGACCACGGCATGCTACAATATGCTGACGCTTACGAAAAACTTATCCGAAAGGCTTTGGTCCAGGAAGGCCAGAGTCCTTCGCTTTAA
- a CDS encoding endonuclease/exonuclease/phosphatase family protein translates to MRTFTFLILSVILFSHHSTQARKKPKTIKVLSYNIHYGLGMDSKTDLERIAGVIRRLDPDIVGLQEIGDSTMAAKLGALTHMKAVFGPSKESNSGYGDAVLSKLPFRYVGNESIPSASSSRYQAMCVDVDLSQIYGRGATVRFVNTHFDWLPSIGSEVARKGAVEVIEIAFFKDDAKRPAILTGDLNATPDSAPVKLLRKKGWVYENLNREIPTIPSDKPTEQIDYVMPRPAKRWRVVAVEVIPERVASDHLPVLMTLELIHNKR, encoded by the coding sequence ATGCGAACATTCACTTTTTTGATTCTTTCAGTAATCCTTTTCTCCCATCACTCTACGCAGGCAAGAAAAAAACCGAAAACCATCAAAGTCTTAAGTTACAATATCCACTACGGCTTGGGTATGGATTCCAAAACCGATCTGGAGCGGATAGCCGGCGTTATCCGCAGGCTGGATCCGGATATTGTCGGTCTGCAGGAAATCGGCGACTCCACCATGGCCGCCAAGCTGGGGGCGCTTACTCATATGAAAGCTGTATTCGGACCGTCCAAAGAGTCCAATTCCGGCTACGGCGACGCCGTGCTTTCCAAGCTTCCTTTCCGGTATGTAGGCAACGAGTCCATCCCCAGCGCCAGCAGTAGCCGTTACCAAGCCATGTGCGTCGATGTGGATTTGTCTCAGATATACGGCCGGGGCGCCACAGTCCGGTTTGTCAACACGCATTTCGATTGGTTACCGAGCATCGGCTCAGAAGTGGCACGCAAAGGTGCGGTGGAAGTAATAGAGATCGCTTTCTTTAAGGACGACGCCAAACGCCCCGCCATCCTTACCGGTGATTTGAACGCTACGCCGGATTCAGCTCCGGTGAAGCTGTTGCGGAAAAAAGGCTGGGTATACGAAAACCTGAACAGGGAAATACCCACTATTCCCTCGGATAAACCAACCGAACAGATCGATTACGTAATGCCCCGTCCTGCCAAGCGCTGGCGCGTAGTAGCAGTAGAAGTAATCCCGGAGCGGGTGGCCTCCGATCATCTGCCCGTCCTGATGACTTTGGAGTTGATTCATAACAAGAGGTAA
- a CDS encoding RDD family protein yields the protein MGLLGKFFDVAERHIKPISITVAGFCAVFCLVPFLPRNFIWDYREGIYLLKLLSPYVNLEGFGMKFFIYKDFEDVFGHNTLEIAFCILAVLGVVLFLKTDRKETRLLRFMYSIIFTVKAFALLGSLVIEIKTGFSNISLLTVLVIIAYAVWILVAFAGLKAITKSESPAKEVAQSAKVSRWQRLFHHIVDFFLSYLLFSYLIFNIWGDFFRDVASSSFGEPTALTLLAFACRFLYGVFCEAFLSATPAMILAGATIQDKNGNRPDFITIVGRTIFRFTPLEPVIYLLTGYLPHDKWTETAVVKVKGAGVRSRKYLLLFPLLIVFIGGPVLSLKAYNDYKSEQRWEREQMAEDKLLWHNFEKLDKNSVLVFNLVSGYDGYKYVKVEGVDGDNLELTPITYDGYSEPSGRKLAEIYNQMVEEGLYNLIPASKKALRKCVVKYGKNVPGQRVLMDEKMYRIKNIIRINEPKIELAGSVSRSTSGEVNIGIESTGQDCTLTKIELLEGKLDISTETPLALLAGEYSSYGFDLDLKNYTLGSDFKIRLTVETDKGEKYSFLLIGEDSRHTISPEF from the coding sequence ATGGGCTTATTGGGTAAGTTTTTTGATGTGGCGGAACGGCATATAAAACCGATTTCGATCACCGTAGCGGGATTTTGCGCCGTGTTTTGTTTGGTTCCTTTTCTGCCAAGGAACTTTATTTGGGATTACCGGGAGGGGATTTATCTGCTCAAACTGCTGTCGCCTTACGTAAATCTGGAGGGTTTCGGGATGAAATTTTTCATTTACAAGGACTTCGAGGATGTCTTCGGGCATAATACGCTCGAAATCGCCTTCTGCATACTCGCTGTTCTCGGCGTGGTTTTGTTCTTGAAGACGGACCGAAAAGAGACTCGTCTGTTACGGTTTATGTACTCGATTATTTTCACCGTCAAAGCGTTCGCTCTTTTGGGTTCATTGGTGATCGAAATCAAAACGGGGTTTTCGAACATTTCCCTGCTTACCGTTTTGGTAATTATAGCGTATGCCGTTTGGATCTTGGTCGCTTTTGCGGGATTAAAGGCGATTACCAAAAGCGAATCGCCGGCCAAGGAAGTGGCGCAAAGCGCCAAAGTATCGAGGTGGCAAAGGCTGTTTCACCATATCGTCGACTTCTTTTTGAGTTATCTGTTATTCTCATACCTGATATTCAATATTTGGGGTGACTTTTTCAGAGATGTCGCCTCGTCTTCATTCGGCGAGCCCACCGCCCTGACCTTACTGGCCTTTGCCTGCCGTTTTCTTTACGGAGTGTTTTGCGAGGCTTTCCTCTCGGCTACGCCGGCAATGATTCTGGCCGGCGCCACTATCCAGGATAAAAACGGAAACCGTCCCGACTTTATAACTATTGTGGGCCGTACCATTTTCCGCTTTACTCCCCTAGAGCCTGTCATTTACCTTCTGACCGGTTATCTGCCTCACGACAAATGGACTGAAACCGCAGTGGTGAAAGTTAAAGGCGCCGGCGTTCGTTCACGTAAGTACCTGCTGTTGTTTCCGCTGTTGATCGTGTTTATCGGCGGGCCGGTTTTGTCGTTAAAGGCGTATAACGACTATAAGAGTGAACAGAGATGGGAAAGGGAACAGATGGCCGAAGACAAACTGCTCTGGCACAACTTCGAGAAGCTGGACAAGAACTCGGTGCTTGTCTTTAATCTGGTGAGCGGGTACGACGGCTATAAGTATGTGAAAGTTGAGGGCGTGGACGGTGACAATCTGGAACTTACCCCCATTACCTATGACGGATATTCGGAACCAAGCGGGCGCAAATTGGCTGAAATTTATAACCAAATGGTCGAAGAAGGACTCTATAACCTAATTCCCGCAAGTAAAAAAGCACTCCGGAAGTGCGTTGTGAAATACGGCAAAAACGTTCCGGGACAAAGGGTTTTGATGGATGAGAAAATGTATAGAATCAAGAACATTATCCGGATAAACGAACCGAAAATTGAATTGGCCGGATCGGTAAGCAGGAGTACCTCAGGGGAGGTTAATATCGGCATTGAGAGTACGGGACAGGATTGTACCCTGACGAAAATCGAGTTGTTGGAAGGCAAACTGGACATCAGCACCGAAACGCCTTTGGCCTTGTTGGCCGGAGAGTACAGCTCTTACGGTTTCGATTTGGACCTTAAGAACTATACGCTGGGTTCCGATTTTAAAATCCGCTTGACGGTGGAGACGGACAAAGGCGAGAAGTATAGCTTTTTGTTAATTGGCGAAGACTCTAGGCATACCATAAGTCCTGAGTTTTAA